GCGCCTGCTTGGCACCCGTGAGGCGCTGGGGCCCGAGCACCTCCACCAGGTCCGTCTCGAGCAGGTCCAACAGCGCCCCCACCACCGGCGCCCCCTGCTCCAGGCCCTTCTGGAGCGCCTGGGCCTGCTGGTGCTCCACGTAGAGCGAGGTCACCACGCCCACCAGCGCGGTCACCGGGGCCACGTAGCGGCTGGCGGTGGCGTCCCCCCGGCCCGCCAACGTCTCCAGCCGCGAGCCCAAGGAGCCCAACTGCTTGCCCAGCGCCTGCGCGCCCTCGGGCAGCTTGCCCGCGTCCTCGGCGCCCGCCAGCGTCGCCAGCCGCTCGGCATACACCCCCAGGAGGGAGATGGCGTCCATGCGCGCCTGGATGGACTCGGGCGAGAAGAGCTTGCCCACCAGGGGCGTGGGCTGGCCGGCCGCGTCGGTGGCGAGCACCTCCAGGCCCGTGTCGTACAGGCGCTCGTCCAGGTAGAGGTCGCGCTCGAACCGGTTGAGCTCCGCGTAGTACTTGCCCAGGGCGGTGCTCGCCGCGGTGTTGCCCTCCTGGAAGAGGGCCACGGGCTCGCGGAAGCTGCCCGGCGTCTTGCAGCCCGGCCCCAGCGCCAGCGCGAGCATCACCACCCCTCCCGACAACGCCCGGGTCCTGCCTCGCATGCGATTCATCGGCTCCCCCTGGAGACGCCGTGGTGGGTGTCTCCGGCCACCAGCCTAGCGCGATGCAGTGACGGATGCGCCCGGTTCAGCCTCCGCCTCAGCCCACGCTTCAGCCCTTCACTCGCGGCAGGAGGGCGCGCAGGCTCGGATCCATGCCGCCCCTGTCCCCGAGCGCGAGGATGGCCCGGCGCTCGTACTCCAGCGCGTTGTGGCGCGTCACGAACTGCACCTGGGCGCCCAGGGCCGCGGGCATCGCCAGGTCCAACTCGAAGATGTCCCCCGCCACCAGCGTCGTCTCCGGGGTGGTGCCCGTGTCGCGCCAGATGCGGCGCAGCGCCTCGTAGTAGCGGCCCCGGCGCAGGTGGATGGGCCGCTGGAGGGCCCCCTCCACCCGCGTCGTCTCGGGCAGGGCGCCAAAGCGCGCGTCCGGCTCCGCGGGCGGCTCGACGAGGAACTTGCGCGCATCCCCCGACACCCGCAGGCGCTCCCGGCCCCGGGGCGCCAGCTTCGTCAGCTTGGCCTCCACCGTGTCCGTGTGCGCATTGGTCACCACGTGCACCGGCAGCCCCGTGTCCAGCAGCGCCTCCAGCACCTCCTTGGCCTCGGGCTTGAAGGCCACCCCCGCCAGCACGTAGGCCTCGCGGTAGAGCACGTTGAGCAGCTCCGCCCGCTCGGCCAGGTCCGGCAGCACCCCGAGCCGATCACACAGCCGCCGCGCCACGAAGTTGCTCAGCAGGTAGGGGTCCGC
This window of the Cystobacter ferrugineus genome carries:
- a CDS encoding HAD family hydrolase; its protein translation is MAIRCVVLDFDGTFTDVVAEGAPYVEHFRRRLSEMIGRDVDEVGWAEEEHRVLHSSEEPGWEVAGRVVAPAIADPYLLSNFVARRLCDRLGVLPDLAERAELLNVLYREAYVLAGVAFKPEAKEVLEALLDTGLPVHVVTNAHTDTVEAKLTKLAPRGRERLRVSGDARKFLVEPPAEPDARFGALPETTRVEGALQRPIHLRRGRYYEALRRIWRDTGTTPETTLVAGDIFELDLAMPAALGAQVQFVTRHNALEYERRAILALGDRGGMDPSLRALLPRVKG